From the genome of Grus americana isolate bGruAme1 chromosome 9, bGruAme1.mat, whole genome shotgun sequence, one region includes:
- the HDLBP gene encoding vigilin isoform X2 — protein MSSVAVLTQESFAEHRSGLAQQQVKVTALNSEEENDPPTYKEAFPPLPEKAPCLEAAQEPAGPWSKIRPIKASVITQVFHVPLEERKYKDMNQFGEGEQAKICLDIMQKTGAHLELSLAKDQGLSIMVSGKLEAVMKARKEIVARLQTQASATVAIPKEHHRFVIGKNGEKLQDLELKTATKIQIPRPDDPSNQIKITGTKEGIEKARHEILLISAEQDKRAVERLDVEKVYHPFIAGPYNKLVSELMQDTGTRINIPPPSVNKTEIVFTGEKEQLAQAVARVKKIYEEKKKKTTTIAVEVKKSQHKYVIGPKGNSLQEILEKTGVSVEIPPTDSSSETVILRGEPEKLGQALTEVYAKANSFTVSSVSAPSWLHRFIIGKKGQNLAKITQQMPKVHIEFTEGEDKITLEGPTEDVNVAQEQIEVMVKDLINRMDYAEINVDHKFHRHLIGKNGANINRIKDLYKVSVRIPPDNEKSNLIRIEGDPQGVQQAKKELLELASRMENERTKDLIIEQKFHRTIIGQKGERIREIREKFPEVIINFPDPAHKSDIVQLRGPKNEVEKCTKYMQKMVADLVENSFSISVPIFKQFHKNIIGKGGANIKKIREESNTKIDLPAENSNSETIVITGKRANCEAARHRILAIQKELANITEVEVSIPSKLHNSLIGAKGRFIRSIMEECGGVHIHFPTEGSGSDTVTIRGPAQDVEKAKKQLLHLAEEKQTKSYTVDLRAKPEYHKFLIGKGGGNIRKVRDNTGARIIFPTSEDKDQELITIMGTEEAVKEAQKELEALIKNLDNVVEDSMVVDPKHHRHFVIRRGQVLREIADEYGGVMVSFPRSGTQSDKVTLKGAKDCVEAAKKRIQEIIEDLEAQVTIECTIPQKFHRSIMGPKGSRIQQITRDYGVQIKFPDREENPAPVAEPAVQENGEEGGEGKDGKDADPSSPKKCDIIIISGRREKCEAAKEALQALVPVTIEVEVPFDLHRYIIGQKGSGIRKMMDEFEVNIQVPAPELQSDIITITGLATNLDRAKAGLLERVKELQAEQEDRALRSFKLTVTVDPKYHPKIIGRKGAVITQIRTEHEVNIQFPDKDDESQAQDQITITGYEKNAEAARDAIMKIVGELEQMVSEDVTLDHRVHARIIGARGKAIRKIMDEFKVDIRFPQSGAPDPNCVTVTGLPENVEEAIDHILNLEEEYLADVVDNEAMQVYMKPSSHEESKAPSKGFVVRDAPWATVNNEKAPDMSSSEDFPSFGAQVAPKTLPWGPKR, from the exons ATGAGCTCCGTGGCAGTTTTGACCCAGGAGAGCTTCGCTGAACACCGCAGCGGCCTGGCTCAGCAGCAGGTGAAAG TTACAGCTTTAAACTCCGAAGAAGAGAACGATCCTCCAACCTACAAGGAAGCCTTCCCTCCGCTCCCTGAGAAAGCACCATGTTTGGAAGCTGCCCAGGAACCTGCTGGGCCCTGGAGCAAAATCCGACCGATAAAGGCTTCTGTCATCACTCAG GTGTTCCATGTGCCACTGGAGGAGAGGAAATACAAGGACATGAATCAGTTCGGAGAAGGCGAGCAGGCCAAGATCTGCCTTGACATCATGCAGAAGACAGGAGCTCACCTGGAGCTGTCTCTCGCAAAGGACCAGGGCCTTTCAATCATGGTCTCTGGCAAGCTGGAAGCAGTCATGAAGGCTCGGAAGGAGATTGTCGCTCGGCTGCAGACTCAG GCTTCAGCGACAGTTGCCATCCCCAAGGAGCACCATCGTTTTGTCATTGGAAAGAATGGCGAGAAGCTGCAGGACCTGGAGCTCAAAACTGCAACCAAAATCCAGATCCCCCGCCCAGATGACCCCAGCAACCAGATCAAGATCACCGGCACTAAAGAAGGGATTGAGAAGGCCCGACACGAGATCCTGCTTATATCTGCTGAGCAG GATAAGCGTGCCGTGGAGCGGCTGGACGTGGAGAAAGTGTACCACCCCTTTATTGCTGGCCCTTACAACAAGCTGGTGAGCGAGCTCATGCAGGACACAGGGACGCGCATCAACATTCCTCCACCCAGCGTAAACAAGACAGAGATAGTCTTCACAGGAGAAAAGGAGCAGCTAGCCCAAGCCGTGGCTCGTGTTAAGAAGATCTATGAGGAGAAG aaaaagaagactACTACCATTGCAGTGGAGGTGAAGAAGTCCCAGCACAAGTATGTCATCGGCCCCAAGGGGAATTCCCTGCAGGAGATCTTGGAGAAAACTGGAGTCTCTGTCGAGATCCCACCCACTGACAGTAGCTCGGAGACGGTGATACTGCGAGGCGAGCCTGAAAAGCTTGGGCAAGCATTGACTGAAGTCTATGCAAAG gCCAACAGTTTTACCGTCTCCTCGGTCTCTGCCCCCTCTTGGCTTCATCGTTTCATTATtggaaagaaaggacaaaacCTGGCCAAAATAACTCAGCAGATGCCAAAG GTTCACATCGAATTCACTGAAGGAGAGGATAAAATCACTTTGGAAGGACCTACAGAAGATGTGAATGTGGCCCAGGAACAGATTGAAGTCATGGTCAAGGATCTG ATCAACCGGATGGATTATGCAGAAATCAACGTTGACCACAAATTCCATCGACACCTCATTGGCAAGAATGGAGCTAACA TTAACAGGATTAAGGACCTCTACAAGGTGTCTGTGCGCATTCCCCCGGACAATGAGAAGAGCAACCTGATCAGAATTGAAGGAGACCCACAGGGGGTCCAACAGGCCAAGAAAGAGCTGCTGGAACTCGCTTCCCGTATG GAAAATGAACGCACCAAGGACCTAATAATTGAGCAGAAATTCCACCGGACCATCATTGGGCAGAAGGGCGAGCGGATCCGGGAAATCCGGGAGAAATTCCCAGAG GTTATCATCAACTTCCCAGACCCTGCGCACAAGAGTGACATCGTCCAACTTAGAGGCCCCAAAAATGAGGTGGAGAAGTGCACCAAGTACATGCAAAAGATGGTGGCAGACCTG gttgaaaacagcttttctatttctgtcCCCATCTTCAAACAATTCCACAAGAACATCATAGGGAAAGGCGGTGCCAACATCAAGAAG ATCCGTGAAGAAAGCAACACCAAAATTGATCTCCCAGCAGAGAACAGCAACTCGGAGACAATTGTTATCACAGGCAAGAGAGCAAACTGCGAGGCTGCTCGCCACAGAATTCTTGCCATCCAGAAGGAGCTG GCCAACATCACAGAGGTGGAGGTCTCTATTCCTTCCAAACTGCACAATTCCCTCATTGGCGCCAAAGGCCGCTTCATCCGCTCCATCATGGAGGAGTGTGGTGGAGTCCACATCCACTTCCCCACCGAGGGCTCTGGCAGCGACACCGTGACCATCAGGGGCCCAGCCCAGGATGTGGAGAAAGCCAAGAAACAGCTGCTCCacctggcagaggagaag CAAACGAAGAGTTACACTGTGGACCTCCGTGCAAAGCCAGAGTACCACAAATTCCTTATTGGTAAGGGTGGTGGCAACATCCGTAAGGTGCGTGACAACACTGGGGCCCGCATCATCTTCCCAACCTCTGAGGACAAAGATCAGGAGCTGATCACTATCATGGGAACAGAGGAAGCTGTCAAAGAGGCACAGAAGGAGTTGGAGGCCCTCATCAAGAACCTG GATAATGTGGTTGAAGACTCCATGGTGGTTGACCCCAAGCACCACCGCCACTTTGTCATCCGGAGGGGCCAAGTTCTGCGTGAGATTGCAGATGAGTATGGTGGTGTGATGGTCAGCTTCCCGCGCTCTGGCACCCAGAGCGACAAAGTCACCCTCAAGGGAGCCAAGGACTGTGTGGAGGCAGCCAAGAAACGCATCCAGGAGATCATCGAGGACCTG GAAGCTCAAGTGACAATCGAATGCACCATCCCACAAAAGTTCCACCGCTCCATTATGGGCCCCAAAGGATCCCGGATCCAGCAGATCACCCGAGACTATGGTGTCCAGATCAAATTCCctgacagggaggagaaccCAG CCCCTGTTGCAGAGCCAGCTGTACAGGAGAATGGTGAGGAAGGTGGGGAAGGCAAGGATGGGAAGGATGCAGATCCCAGCTCTCCAAAGAAGTGcgacatcatcatcatctctggCCGCAGGGAGAAGTGCGAGGCAGCAAAGGAGGCGCTGCAG GCTCTGGTTCCTGTCACCATTGAGGTGGAAGTTCCCTTTGATCTTCACCGTTACATCATTGGCCAGAAAGGAAGTGGAATCCGCAAAATGATGGATGAGTTTGAA GTGAACATCCAGGTCCCTGCTCCTGAGCTGCAGTCGGATATCATCACCATCACTGGGTTGGCTACCAACCTGGACCGTGCCAAGGCTGGGCTGCTGGAAAGAGtgaaggagctgcaggctgaacaaGAGGATCGG GCCTTGCGAAGCTTCAAGCTGACAGTCACTGTGGATCCCAAGTATCACCCTAAAATCATTGGGCGGAAGGGAGCGGTGATCACCCAGATACGCACAGAGCATGAGGTCAACATCCAGTTCCCTGACAAGGATGATGAAAGCCAG GCCCAAGACCAGATCACCATCACTGGCTATGAGAAGAACGCCGAGGCTGCCCGGGATGCCATCATGAAGATCGTTGGCGAACTGGAGCAGATGGTCTCTGAGGATGTGACTCTGGACCATCGCGTTCACGCACGCATCATTGGTGCACGTGGTAAAGCCATCCGCAAAATCATGGATGAGTTCAAG GTGGATATTCGCTTTCCCCAGAGTGGAGCTCCTGACCCCAACTGTGTGACTGTGACAGGACTCCCTGAGAATGTGGAAGAAGCTATTGATCACATCCTGAACTTGGAGGAAGAATAT CTTGCAGATGTGGTGGACAACGAGGCAATGCAGGTGTATATGAAGCCCTCTTCACATGAAGAGTCCAAGGCTCCATCCAAGGGCTTTGTGGTGAGAGATGCCCCCTGGGCCACTGTCAACAACGAAAAG GCCCCTGATATGAGCAGTTCTGAAGACTTCCCCAGCTTTGGGGCTCAAGTGGCCCCCAAGACTCTTCCCTGGGGACCCAAACGATAA
- the HDLBP gene encoding vigilin isoform X1 produces the protein MSSVAVLTQESFAEHRSGLAQQQVKVTALNSEEENDPPTYKEAFPPLPEKAPCLEAAQEPAGPWSKIRPIKASVITQVFHVPLEERKYKDMNQFGEGEQAKICLDIMQKTGAHLELSLAKDQGLSIMVSGKLEAVMKARKEIVARLQTQASATVAIPKEHHRFVIGKNGEKLQDLELKTATKIQIPRPDDPSNQIKITGTKEGIEKARHEILLISAEQDKRAVERLDVEKVYHPFIAGPYNKLVSELMQDTGTRINIPPPSVNKTEIVFTGEKEQLAQAVARVKKIYEEKKKKTTTIAVEVKKSQHKYVIGPKGNSLQEILEKTGVSVEIPPTDSSSETVILRGEPEKLGQALTEVYAKANSFTVSSVSAPSWLHRFIIGKKGQNLAKITQQMPKVHIEFTEGEDKITLEGPTEDVNVAQEQIEVMVKDLINRMDYAEINVDHKFHRHLIGKNGANINRIKDLYKVSVRIPPDNEKSNLIRIEGDPQGVQQAKKELLELASRMENERTKDLIIEQKFHRTIIGQKGERIREIREKFPEVIINFPDPAHKSDIVQLRGPKNEVEKCTKYMQKMVADLVENSFSISVPIFKQFHKNIIGKGGANIKKIREESNTKIDLPAENSNSETIVITGKRANCEAARHRILAIQKELANITEVEVSIPSKLHNSLIGAKGRFIRSIMEECGGVHIHFPTEGSGSDTVTIRGPAQDVEKAKKQLLHLAEEKLQFFHFTAYNQQTKSYTVDLRAKPEYHKFLIGKGGGNIRKVRDNTGARIIFPTSEDKDQELITIMGTEEAVKEAQKELEALIKNLDNVVEDSMVVDPKHHRHFVIRRGQVLREIADEYGGVMVSFPRSGTQSDKVTLKGAKDCVEAAKKRIQEIIEDLEAQVTIECTIPQKFHRSIMGPKGSRIQQITRDYGVQIKFPDREENPAPVAEPAVQENGEEGGEGKDGKDADPSSPKKCDIIIISGRREKCEAAKEALQALVPVTIEVEVPFDLHRYIIGQKGSGIRKMMDEFEVNIQVPAPELQSDIITITGLATNLDRAKAGLLERVKELQAEQEDRALRSFKLTVTVDPKYHPKIIGRKGAVITQIRTEHEVNIQFPDKDDESQAQDQITITGYEKNAEAARDAIMKIVGELEQMVSEDVTLDHRVHARIIGARGKAIRKIMDEFKVDIRFPQSGAPDPNCVTVTGLPENVEEAIDHILNLEEEYLADVVDNEAMQVYMKPSSHEESKAPSKGFVVRDAPWATVNNEKAPDMSSSEDFPSFGAQVAPKTLPWGPKR, from the exons ATGAGCTCCGTGGCAGTTTTGACCCAGGAGAGCTTCGCTGAACACCGCAGCGGCCTGGCTCAGCAGCAGGTGAAAG TTACAGCTTTAAACTCCGAAGAAGAGAACGATCCTCCAACCTACAAGGAAGCCTTCCCTCCGCTCCCTGAGAAAGCACCATGTTTGGAAGCTGCCCAGGAACCTGCTGGGCCCTGGAGCAAAATCCGACCGATAAAGGCTTCTGTCATCACTCAG GTGTTCCATGTGCCACTGGAGGAGAGGAAATACAAGGACATGAATCAGTTCGGAGAAGGCGAGCAGGCCAAGATCTGCCTTGACATCATGCAGAAGACAGGAGCTCACCTGGAGCTGTCTCTCGCAAAGGACCAGGGCCTTTCAATCATGGTCTCTGGCAAGCTGGAAGCAGTCATGAAGGCTCGGAAGGAGATTGTCGCTCGGCTGCAGACTCAG GCTTCAGCGACAGTTGCCATCCCCAAGGAGCACCATCGTTTTGTCATTGGAAAGAATGGCGAGAAGCTGCAGGACCTGGAGCTCAAAACTGCAACCAAAATCCAGATCCCCCGCCCAGATGACCCCAGCAACCAGATCAAGATCACCGGCACTAAAGAAGGGATTGAGAAGGCCCGACACGAGATCCTGCTTATATCTGCTGAGCAG GATAAGCGTGCCGTGGAGCGGCTGGACGTGGAGAAAGTGTACCACCCCTTTATTGCTGGCCCTTACAACAAGCTGGTGAGCGAGCTCATGCAGGACACAGGGACGCGCATCAACATTCCTCCACCCAGCGTAAACAAGACAGAGATAGTCTTCACAGGAGAAAAGGAGCAGCTAGCCCAAGCCGTGGCTCGTGTTAAGAAGATCTATGAGGAGAAG aaaaagaagactACTACCATTGCAGTGGAGGTGAAGAAGTCCCAGCACAAGTATGTCATCGGCCCCAAGGGGAATTCCCTGCAGGAGATCTTGGAGAAAACTGGAGTCTCTGTCGAGATCCCACCCACTGACAGTAGCTCGGAGACGGTGATACTGCGAGGCGAGCCTGAAAAGCTTGGGCAAGCATTGACTGAAGTCTATGCAAAG gCCAACAGTTTTACCGTCTCCTCGGTCTCTGCCCCCTCTTGGCTTCATCGTTTCATTATtggaaagaaaggacaaaacCTGGCCAAAATAACTCAGCAGATGCCAAAG GTTCACATCGAATTCACTGAAGGAGAGGATAAAATCACTTTGGAAGGACCTACAGAAGATGTGAATGTGGCCCAGGAACAGATTGAAGTCATGGTCAAGGATCTG ATCAACCGGATGGATTATGCAGAAATCAACGTTGACCACAAATTCCATCGACACCTCATTGGCAAGAATGGAGCTAACA TTAACAGGATTAAGGACCTCTACAAGGTGTCTGTGCGCATTCCCCCGGACAATGAGAAGAGCAACCTGATCAGAATTGAAGGAGACCCACAGGGGGTCCAACAGGCCAAGAAAGAGCTGCTGGAACTCGCTTCCCGTATG GAAAATGAACGCACCAAGGACCTAATAATTGAGCAGAAATTCCACCGGACCATCATTGGGCAGAAGGGCGAGCGGATCCGGGAAATCCGGGAGAAATTCCCAGAG GTTATCATCAACTTCCCAGACCCTGCGCACAAGAGTGACATCGTCCAACTTAGAGGCCCCAAAAATGAGGTGGAGAAGTGCACCAAGTACATGCAAAAGATGGTGGCAGACCTG gttgaaaacagcttttctatttctgtcCCCATCTTCAAACAATTCCACAAGAACATCATAGGGAAAGGCGGTGCCAACATCAAGAAG ATCCGTGAAGAAAGCAACACCAAAATTGATCTCCCAGCAGAGAACAGCAACTCGGAGACAATTGTTATCACAGGCAAGAGAGCAAACTGCGAGGCTGCTCGCCACAGAATTCTTGCCATCCAGAAGGAGCTG GCCAACATCACAGAGGTGGAGGTCTCTATTCCTTCCAAACTGCACAATTCCCTCATTGGCGCCAAAGGCCGCTTCATCCGCTCCATCATGGAGGAGTGTGGTGGAGTCCACATCCACTTCCCCACCGAGGGCTCTGGCAGCGACACCGTGACCATCAGGGGCCCAGCCCAGGATGTGGAGAAAGCCAAGAAACAGCTGCTCCacctggcagaggagaag CTCCAGTTCTTCCATTTCACTGCATATAACCAG CAAACGAAGAGTTACACTGTGGACCTCCGTGCAAAGCCAGAGTACCACAAATTCCTTATTGGTAAGGGTGGTGGCAACATCCGTAAGGTGCGTGACAACACTGGGGCCCGCATCATCTTCCCAACCTCTGAGGACAAAGATCAGGAGCTGATCACTATCATGGGAACAGAGGAAGCTGTCAAAGAGGCACAGAAGGAGTTGGAGGCCCTCATCAAGAACCTG GATAATGTGGTTGAAGACTCCATGGTGGTTGACCCCAAGCACCACCGCCACTTTGTCATCCGGAGGGGCCAAGTTCTGCGTGAGATTGCAGATGAGTATGGTGGTGTGATGGTCAGCTTCCCGCGCTCTGGCACCCAGAGCGACAAAGTCACCCTCAAGGGAGCCAAGGACTGTGTGGAGGCAGCCAAGAAACGCATCCAGGAGATCATCGAGGACCTG GAAGCTCAAGTGACAATCGAATGCACCATCCCACAAAAGTTCCACCGCTCCATTATGGGCCCCAAAGGATCCCGGATCCAGCAGATCACCCGAGACTATGGTGTCCAGATCAAATTCCctgacagggaggagaaccCAG CCCCTGTTGCAGAGCCAGCTGTACAGGAGAATGGTGAGGAAGGTGGGGAAGGCAAGGATGGGAAGGATGCAGATCCCAGCTCTCCAAAGAAGTGcgacatcatcatcatctctggCCGCAGGGAGAAGTGCGAGGCAGCAAAGGAGGCGCTGCAG GCTCTGGTTCCTGTCACCATTGAGGTGGAAGTTCCCTTTGATCTTCACCGTTACATCATTGGCCAGAAAGGAAGTGGAATCCGCAAAATGATGGATGAGTTTGAA GTGAACATCCAGGTCCCTGCTCCTGAGCTGCAGTCGGATATCATCACCATCACTGGGTTGGCTACCAACCTGGACCGTGCCAAGGCTGGGCTGCTGGAAAGAGtgaaggagctgcaggctgaacaaGAGGATCGG GCCTTGCGAAGCTTCAAGCTGACAGTCACTGTGGATCCCAAGTATCACCCTAAAATCATTGGGCGGAAGGGAGCGGTGATCACCCAGATACGCACAGAGCATGAGGTCAACATCCAGTTCCCTGACAAGGATGATGAAAGCCAG GCCCAAGACCAGATCACCATCACTGGCTATGAGAAGAACGCCGAGGCTGCCCGGGATGCCATCATGAAGATCGTTGGCGAACTGGAGCAGATGGTCTCTGAGGATGTGACTCTGGACCATCGCGTTCACGCACGCATCATTGGTGCACGTGGTAAAGCCATCCGCAAAATCATGGATGAGTTCAAG GTGGATATTCGCTTTCCCCAGAGTGGAGCTCCTGACCCCAACTGTGTGACTGTGACAGGACTCCCTGAGAATGTGGAAGAAGCTATTGATCACATCCTGAACTTGGAGGAAGAATAT CTTGCAGATGTGGTGGACAACGAGGCAATGCAGGTGTATATGAAGCCCTCTTCACATGAAGAGTCCAAGGCTCCATCCAAGGGCTTTGTGGTGAGAGATGCCCCCTGGGCCACTGTCAACAACGAAAAG GCCCCTGATATGAGCAGTTCTGAAGACTTCCCCAGCTTTGGGGCTCAAGTGGCCCCCAAGACTCTTCCCTGGGGACCCAAACGATAA